GGAGAAAGTTACTACTGATCTAACACAAAAGAATTTCTTGGGTGGGGTAGCGGTTAGTAGACTTTGATGCAGTATGATACAAACCAAAACTAATCTAGCATCTGCAAAGATGAATGAAACAGTAGAGTTGCAATCATAACCAGTTTGCATCACAATTGCACTGGAACTCACTTGCTGCTGCACCAGCTGAACTGTCTGCCTCCGGCCAATCTGAGCGTGCTTCCATTTGACTCTGTTGTGATGCCAAAAGTATGAACACTCCGGAGTGAATTTCGGTGACTGAGAAAATCATGTAAATTATACCCAAATTAGTGTGATTATTATTTGTTAAACACCCCGTTTATCGGTTGATTTATGTAAGGCGTCCACAAGTTTCAAGGTTTACGCATTGGCTGACAACTagatttttactactccctctgtctcaaaatgtTAGTGGGCAAAAATGCCTTACATTttaagacagagggagtatttaataAAAACAATTTTGCTACCGTAGTGATTTTGTAACTGCGAACAGGGTGTAGTATTATCACACAAGCTTTGAACCTTACCCAAGACCAGCACTGCCTTTTGACTTTTTAGGGGGTTTACGTAAACCGGCCCGGTTGGCGTACTCCTGAGCACCCGTCGCCTTCCGTCAGTACACGAATCCTTCAGGCCTTCAGGGTCAGAGGCTCGGACACAAAGCAGCGAGAAAACGAAGGTAGGATCCGGGCGCGAGATCCGCCACCCCACCACCAATGGCGGCggccgcgctcctcctcctcctgctgctgtgGCCGGCCGTGGTGTATGCCTCCGGGGAGGGGCGGCGGCTGCACACGCTCTTCTCGGTGGAGTGCGGCGACTACTTCGACTGGCAGGCGGTGGGGCTCCTCCACAGCCTGCGCAAGGCGGGGCAGCCCGGCGGCGTCACCCGCCTCCTCAGCTGCGCCCCCGACCAGCTCCCCTCCTACCGCGGCCTCCGCATCGGCCACACTCTCCAGGTCCCCTCCTACAGCCGCCACCCCCGCACCGGCGACTGGTAGGTAACTCTCGTCGCCGCACGCACATTCAGCACGCATGCTCCTCTCCTCCTCGTTCCCCATTTGTTCCACTTTACCCTGCGCCCGGCCGAAGCTGAAACTTCTGGGGTTAGGTTTTGAGACGGACTGAGAAATTAGTTGCGGACTGCTTCTGCATTTGGAATTTATAACGCTTGATTTGGGTGAGGTGCTTGATTTGGCAGGCCCTTCTTGGAGTGAACTGATTGGGGCATGGATGAATATGAATACGAGCTTCGAAGATTTCCTCATTTGGAATGAAAGTGACCTTGGTGTTCATTTTCCGTGTGCAGGTACCCAGCCATCAACAAGCCTGCAGGGGTGGTACATTGGTTGGAGCACAGCCCAGAGGCGGACAACGTCGATTGGGTCGTGATCTTGGATGCAGACCAGATTGTTAGAGGCCCGATTATCCCTTGGGAACTCGGAGCAGAAAAAGGCAAGCCTGTTGCAGCTTATTATGGGTATGGTTTCAGTCAGCAATTTAGAATTGATGATCCTTCTGTCCATTTTCTGCTTAGTATGGTAATGTGGAATTGGGCGATGGTAGTAAAATTAGTTACTGAAATAGTGCTGTACCACATCAATAGTTTAGACATTGGTGACTCATCCTTCCTCGCAGAGCATACCTTTTGTACTGAGTGTCACTTGTTAACTCAGGTTCATATCATTGTCTGACTGGAAGTCTGGAACTCAGCCTCCGATTTATCTTATTTACGTATTCTCTTAACTAGGTATTTGAAGGGTTGTGATAACATCCTTGCACAGTTGCACACTGCACATCCAGAATTTTGTGACAAAGTTGGTGGAATTCTGATCATGCATATCGATGACTTAAGAGCTCTAGCCCCTCTGTGGCTGTCAAAAACTGAAGAAGTGAGGCAAGATAAGTCCCACTGGTCAACTAATATTACTGGTGATATATATGGCATGGGGTGGATCAGTGAGATGTATGGGTACTCATTTGGCGCTGCAGAAGTAAGCTCGATTACTCTTCTTCACTGTATTATGCATTGTGAAAGCAAATATTTCCCGAGTATATTTTATGTGGTTTTACGTATTACCTTCATTGTATAATACTATAATCCTCTTTGACAGGTAGGTCTAAGACACAAGATAAATGATGACATAATGATCTACCCAGGCTATACTCCAAGAATTGGCACTGAGCCACTTATCCTGCACTATGGTTTGCCATTTAAAGTTGGAAATTGGTCCTTCAGCAAGTTAGAACACCATGAGGATGGTATAGTTTATGACTGCAACCGCTTATTTCCTCCACCTCCATTCCCTAGAGAGGTAAACAGTCTTCCTAACCATATTTTGGGATGTTCTCACTGGTAGGCAGTGGCTAGCTATGCTGTATGTGACTATTTAATGTTACTAACTTTATATAGGTTGAGGTGATGGAATCTGACCCAAATGTGAAACGGGCCTTATATCTAAGCATCGAGTGCATTAACACATTGAACGAAGGGCTTCTTTTGCATCACACATCTGTTGGCTGCCCGAAACCACAGTGGTCAAAATACTTGAGCTTCCTTAAAAGCAAAAGGTTCTCAGAGCTTACAAAACCAAAGTACTGGAACAGTCTAAAAGTTGAAAACAAATTGACTGTACAGCATGTTGCATTGTCCAAAAGCAGACATCCAAAAATACACACCCTTTTCTCAACCGAATGTTCGTCGTATTTTGACTGGCAAACTGTTGGGCTCATGCACAGCTTTCGTATAAGCGGTCAGCCTGGTAATATTACACGCTTATTGAGTTGTACAGACGAGGAATTGAAGAATTACAAGGGCCGTGACCTTGCTCCCACACATTATGTTCCATCTATGAACAGACACCCACTGACAGGGGACTGGTATAAACTTCTGGCTTAATAATGCGCTCAAAACTTTTGCTCGGTACGTAATCTTTTACTTGTTCTTCTTAGGTACCCAGCAATTAATAAACCAGCAGCAGTTCTCCATTGGATTAACCATGTGCAGACTGATGCTGAGTTCATTGTTATCTTGGATGCTGATATGATCATGAGAGGTCCCATCACTCCATGGGAGTATGGTGCAAAACTTGGTCATCCTGTTTCAACTCCCTATGAGTAAGATTCTTATGTGGCGCTGTGTAATTTGCAGCATGTGTTGCTGTGGTTTAGTGATATTACAGTTCCTGTTTACCAGATATGTTGAGAGGTGCTTCTATGCATCGACTCCATGCTGAGTTTGCACAAATCTTAGTGCACATCTAAGAGTTCGTTGAACCAACTTACCTCTTGCGTACTTCAAGATTTGTGCAAGTCTCATTGCAAAGTTGAGGCAGTGATGCATGTAATTACTGCATATGAGAGAACCATGTACTAATATCATCCTTTCTGTTTGTCAGTTATCTCATTGGGTGCGATAACATACTTGCAAAGATACACACTCGCAATCCATCTGCATGCGAAAAGGTTGGTGGTGTCATTATCATGCATATTGATGATCTCCGACGTTTTGCTATGCTGTGGCTGCACAAATCAGAAGAGGTTCGTGCAGACAAAGATCACTATGCGACAAACATTACTGGTGATATATATGCCTCTGGCTGGATAAGTGAGATGTATGGTTACTCTTTTGCAGCAGCCGAGGTATGTGTAGTGGTTTATcttttccccttttgtccttgcaaCTGCAAGCATATGTCTGCAACTGGCTGCATCGCATTAGAACTTACTGGCTATATTGAATCATTTTAAAACCTGTAGATGTTTACATCAATGCAAATATGGTGCTTGTAACTGCTAGAGATAGTCTATGGAAAGCGTGCGCTAATAAGTTCTAGAAAGCTAGCATGGTTAGCTTCAGTTGGCAGTTAGATCTCTCGGTGTCAGTAGAAGTTCGAAagctagtatggatagcaccagctGGCAGTTAGCATTCATAAGTTCTAGAAATCTAGTATAGACGATGAACTATAAGGGCTATGATCTTGTCCTTCTCTGCAAAATTGGTTTATCTTGCTGCTTGACAGTTTCTTCTTCACTTGTCATGCAGCTTAACCTGCGACACATCATAAGGAGTGACATATTAATATATCCAGGCTATGTTCCTCTGCCTGGAGTAAATTACAAGGTTTTCCATTATGGGCTGAGATTTGGTGTTGGTGATTGGAGCTTTGACAAGGCAGACTGGAGAAACGCTGATATTGTAAACACATGTTGGGCCAAGTTCCCTGAACCACCTGATCCATCTGCTATCACGAAAGGCGATCAAAATGCACGGGAGAGGGATCTTCTCAGCATCGAGTGTGGCAAGGCTTTGAACAAGGCCCTATACTTGCACCACAAACGCCGAAATTGCCCTCGACTAAGCACCACCATAGGCAGCATCTCGAAGAAAATTGAGGAAGTTTTAACCTCCAATAAATCAGAGAGAGTTACACAACGGTCGTCCACAACTACAATTGGACGAAATGTGGAGCACATGGATGTGACCAGGCAGCAGGCTGTTGAAAGAGCCACAGACACTGTATCACGCGTACATGGATCAAAGAGACTAACCAGATCATCAAAGATGTGGATTTTTGCTGTTTGGGCAACATCTGTAGTAGTTTTTTTACTGGTAATCTCGATGTTTTTCTCGGATCGAAGGAGAAGTGTTTCGAGATCTAGGGCTTCCAGAAGCCAGAAGGCCCACAGCTTGACTATAAAACAAACAGTATGATCATAAGTTTATTCCTTTGCCAATACAGACATAAAGGGGGTACAGTACAAGGAATCTATAGGAAAGAAGAAGCCGGAGCTGATTAACCATGTGAATTCCTTATTTTTGACAAGTTTTTTTAGTGCTATTAGCAGATTTTGTTGCAACTACTGTAGCTAACGCTGTTATGTTCAATTCCTATAGGTGTTTGTTTAGCTTGGTGTAATTGATATGCTCTTGTATTGTTTTCCCTAGTCAATTAAGGTGTCTGTGTAGAAAATTGTATGTGATTAACTAGCATACGGATAGAATAAACATTTTGGTCACAATCCCTCTGGACTGCTATACAAAATTATAtgtgttttcaagtttttggtcacACAATCCCTGTAGCACAACCGCTCTGTCTTCAAGTTTTTTTTCCACATCTTTAAACGACAAGTATTTCGTAAAAACATCTCCAACAACTTCTCTTTCCTGTCCTTACTCTTAGAATTGAGCCAAAAAAGCTAGTCCAACGACTCTCGTTTTCCCAGTAAAATATTGGTGATAAAAAACGCAACCTCCACGTAGAGAGGGGGTCAGGAAGAGCACAACTCCCTCATGTGAGGGGTGTTGCCCTTCTCACAATACCACCCAAACCGTGGGCCCATATGTCACACACCGCCTTCCCATCCGTCATCGCCGTTGactagcgccgccgtccgccagagAGAGAGGCAGGGTGTCATACAAGACTTCATTTATCTAGATGTAGACCCATTTTTGCCTCGGGGTGCGTTATGTTACGGTAATATATTATGTCATCACAAACATCTGTTTCTCCATTAACTACttgtcacataagcaaatttgccttGATATGCGTTGTGTTTTTTTTAACGTAAATAACTTTATTTCTCATATAATAGCCATGTCATTTACAGTATGTGGAAGAATAAAGTCAGGGGGATTGGAGTCCCAAAATTCAGATAAACCAAGGCTAAAGCAGTGCTTTGCTAAACAATCAGCAACAAGATTGGTTTCTCTTCCACAATAAACAAAGCTGACATTTGAAAAGTTAATCGCCAGCAGACTAGTCTCGGTGATGATTGGCACATCGGGACCCATGTAAGCATCAAGGTCTGAAACTGCCTCCAATGCATTTAAACTATCTGATTGAATGATTATATTGGAGCACCCGAAATTAGAAGCCAGAATAAATCCATACCGAATAGCCTTTATCTCTGCCGAAACCACTGATGCAACATTAATTTTGTTAATAGCTAAGTTACTCTCACTATGACCAGCTTGAGGAAGATTTACTGGAAATCTGTTGAAGATTCTCTTATAGAAATAGCATAGCAAGTTAGCAAAAACACCCCAGAAAAACTAGTGATTGCGCAAAAACGAGTTTAATTTTGTTTTTTGAGCAAGCAAAAACAAGTCTAGGAAAAACAGAGTAAACGCCTTACGCGAAGCCCAGCCAAAGGCCCAGGTTACCATCTCAGCCCAGAAGCCCAACCAAAGGCCCAGAATACCCCACCCGCCGTCAGCATATTCTCCCTCGGCTCTCCTTTCCTCACTACCAGTCGCCAGTCCACTCCACACGGCGGAAACCATTTCGA
The Triticum dicoccoides isolate Atlit2015 ecotype Zavitan chromosome 3A, WEW_v2.0, whole genome shotgun sequence genome window above contains:
- the LOC119269818 gene encoding peptidyl serine alpha-galactosyltransferase-like isoform X1 gives rise to the protein MAAAALLLLLLLWPAVVYASGEGRRLHTLFSVECGDYFDWQAVGLLHSLRKAGQPGGVTRLLSCAPDQLPSYRGLRIGHTLQVPSYSRHPRTGDWYPAINKPAGVVHWLEHSPEADNVDWVVILDADQIVRGPIIPWELGAEKGKPVAAYYGYLKGCDNILAQLHTAHPEFCDKVGGILIMHIDDLRALAPLWLSKTEEVRQDKSHWSTNITGDIYGMGWISEMYGYSFGAAEVGLRHKINDDIMIYPGYTPRIGTEPLILHYGLPFKVGNWSFSKLEHHEDGIVYDCNRLFPPPPFPREVEVMESDPNVKRALYLSIECINTLNEGLLLHHTSVGCPKPQWSKYLSFLKSKRFSELTKPKYWNSLKVENKLTVQHVALSKSRHPKIHTLFSTECSSYFDWQTVGLMHSFRISGQPGNITRLLSCTDEELKNYKGRDLAPTHYVPSMNRHPLTGDWYPAINKPAAVLHWINHVQTDAEFIVILDADMIMRGPITPWEYGAKLGHPVSTPYDYLIGCDNILAKIHTRNPSACEKVGGVIIMHIDDLRRFAMLWLHKSEEVRADKDHYATNITGDIYASGWISEMYGYSFAAAELNLRHIIRSDILIYPGYVPLPGVNYKVFHYGLRFGVGDWSFDKADWRNADIVNTCWAKFPEPPDPSAITKGDQNARERDLLSIECGKALNKALYLHHKRRNCPRLSTTIGSISKKIEEVLTSNKSERVTQRSSTTTIGRNVEHMDVTRQQAVERATDTVSRVHGSKRLTRSSKMWIFAVWATSVVVFLLVISMFFSDRRRSVSRSRASRSQKAHSLTIKQTV
- the LOC119269818 gene encoding peptidyl serine alpha-galactosyltransferase-like isoform X2 — translated: MPPGRGGGCTRSSRWSAATTSTGRRWGSSTACARRGSPAASPASSAAPPTSSPPTAASASATLSRSPPTAATPAPATGRYPAINKPAGVVHWLEHSPEADNVDWVVILDADQIVRGPIIPWELGAEKGKPVAAYYGYLKGCDNILAQLHTAHPEFCDKVGGILIMHIDDLRALAPLWLSKTEEVRQDKSHWSTNITGDIYGMGWISEMYGYSFGAAEVGLRHKINDDIMIYPGYTPRIGTEPLILHYGLPFKVGNWSFSKLEHHEDGIVYDCNRLFPPPPFPREVEVMESDPNVKRALYLSIECINTLNEGLLLHHTSVGCPKPQWSKYLSFLKSKRFSELTKPKYWNSLKVENKLTVQHVALSKSRHPKIHTLFSTECSSYFDWQTVGLMHSFRISGQPGNITRLLSCTDEELKNYKGRDLAPTHYVPSMNRHPLTGDWYPAINKPAAVLHWINHVQTDAEFIVILDADMIMRGPITPWEYGAKLGHPVSTPYDYLIGCDNILAKIHTRNPSACEKVGGVIIMHIDDLRRFAMLWLHKSEEVRADKDHYATNITGDIYASGWISEMYGYSFAAAELNLRHIIRSDILIYPGYVPLPGVNYKVFHYGLRFGVGDWSFDKADWRNADIVNTCWAKFPEPPDPSAITKGDQNARERDLLSIECGKALNKALYLHHKRRNCPRLSTTIGSISKKIEEVLTSNKSERVTQRSSTTTIGRNVEHMDVTRQQAVERATDTVSRVHGSKRLTRSSKMWIFAVWATSVVVFLLVISMFFSDRRRSVSRSRASRSQKAHSLTIKQTV